In Acidobacteriota bacterium, the following are encoded in one genomic region:
- a CDS encoding DUF72 domain-containing protein: MQGAQRRAEIRIGTSGWSYPSGRGSWNGVFYPSPRPAGFDELVYYAERFDTVEVNSTFYRVPSPATTRRWAERTPPRFEFAVKLFQQFTHPRMFAERSGGEASIGPADVDAFRRAIDPLAVAGKLGPLLAQFPPSFVRDEAAVAYLGWLLETFGDHALAVELRHRSWSDAADDTRALLDAAGATWVQIDEPKFRSSIRQDFRATPGALFYARLHGRNAGEWWDHERTEDRYDYLYSSEELEPFAEAVADAARVARKIYLLLNNHFEAKAVANAAMLKHRLGQPVPGAYPEAFLSRFPALAGTVTTSARRPGPGSLF, encoded by the coding sequence GTGCAGGGGGCGCAAAGACGCGCCGAGATCCGGATTGGCACGTCCGGCTGGAGCTACCCCTCCGGCCGCGGCAGCTGGAACGGCGTGTTCTACCCGTCACCGCGGCCGGCCGGCTTCGACGAGCTCGTCTACTACGCGGAGCGGTTCGACACGGTCGAGGTCAACTCGACGTTCTACCGGGTCCCGTCGCCGGCCACCACGAGGCGCTGGGCCGAACGAACGCCCCCCCGCTTCGAGTTCGCGGTGAAGCTGTTCCAGCAGTTCACGCATCCGCGCATGTTCGCGGAGCGCTCAGGCGGAGAGGCCTCAATCGGCCCGGCCGACGTCGACGCGTTCCGTCGGGCCATCGACCCGCTCGCCGTGGCCGGCAAGCTCGGCCCCCTCCTCGCGCAGTTTCCGCCGAGCTTCGTCCGCGACGAGGCGGCGGTGGCGTACCTCGGGTGGCTGCTCGAGACCTTCGGCGACCACGCGCTGGCCGTCGAACTGCGTCACCGCTCGTGGAGCGACGCGGCCGACGACACCCGCGCGCTGCTCGACGCCGCCGGTGCCACCTGGGTGCAGATCGACGAGCCGAAGTTCCGTTCCTCGATCAGACAGGACTTCAGGGCCACGCCCGGAGCACTCTTCTACGCGCGCCTGCACGGGCGAAACGCCGGGGAGTGGTGGGATCACGAGCGGACCGAGGACCGCTACGACTACCTGTATTCGAGCGAGGAGCTCGAGCCGTTCGCCGAGGCCGTGGCCGACGCCGCGCGGGTGGCACGCAAGATCTACCTGCTGCTCAACAACCACTTCGAGGCCAAGGCCGTGGCCAACGCGGCCATGCTGAAGCACCGGCTCGGCCAGCCGGTGCCCGGCGCCTACCCGGAAGCGTTCCTCTCGCGCTTCCCTGCCCTCGCGGGCACGGTCACGACTTCGGCGCGGAGGCCTGGCCCGGGGTCGTTGTTCTAA
- a CDS encoding peptidylprolyl isomerase yields the protein MNRRLVVIGGVLVSVVVGLVALAAQAPQAGPSPGAGPIVVVETVKGTFEFETYPDEAPKTVAHILALVKRNFYNGHRVHRVEPGFVIQFGDPKSRDMTKRDWWGRGPDDGSGKPIGVGEFSKKRLHVRGSVAVAHPGDVTRGDSQIYITFARAARLDGRYTVFGQVISGMDVVEKIQEADIVRRVSIRTTTPGQASAPKS from the coding sequence ATGAATCGACGACTGGTGGTCATCGGCGGCGTGCTCGTCTCGGTGGTCGTCGGCCTCGTCGCTCTCGCGGCGCAAGCCCCGCAGGCCGGCCCCTCGCCGGGTGCCGGCCCCATCGTGGTGGTCGAGACCGTGAAGGGCACCTTCGAGTTCGAGACGTACCCCGACGAGGCCCCGAAAACGGTGGCGCACATCCTCGCCCTCGTCAAACGCAACTTCTACAACGGGCACCGCGTGCACCGGGTGGAACCGGGCTTCGTCATCCAGTTCGGCGACCCGAAGTCGCGCGACATGACCAAGCGAGACTGGTGGGGACGCGGCCCCGACGATGGCAGCGGCAAGCCGATCGGCGTCGGCGAGTTCTCGAAGAAGCGTCTGCACGTGCGCGGCTCGGTGGCCGTCGCGCACCCGGGCGACGTGACGCGGGGCGACAGCCAGATCTACATCACCTTCGCTCGCGCAGCGCGTCTCGATGGCCGGTACACGGTGTTCGGCCAGGTGATCTCCGGCATGGACGTCGTCGAGAAGATCCAGGAAGCCGACATCGTCCGGCGCGTGTCGATTAGAACAACGACCCCGGGCCAGGCCTCCGCGCCGAAGTCGTGA
- a CDS encoding endonuclease III has product MPRTSSIAQPSPLAHPRAAPVDVVMRRLRREIERMERPAIEKLSEENASTAFETLIATMLSAQTKDAVTHAASLRLFAVANTPGALAKLPASRIARLIYPVSFYRTKARHVRECCRQIVERFGGHVPATMDGLLTLPGVGRKTATLVLIVAHESPDHICVDTHVHRIANRFGWVKTKTPEKTERALYAATARRWWAAINLHLVTWGQQVCKPVYPLCGACALADVCPRLGVTRQGKAERP; this is encoded by the coding sequence CCCAGCCGTCACCGCTCGCCCACCCCCGGGCCGCCCCCGTCGATGTCGTGATGCGGCGGCTGCGCCGCGAGATCGAGCGCATGGAGCGGCCGGCCATCGAGAAGCTCTCGGAGGAGAACGCCAGCACCGCCTTCGAGACGCTCATCGCGACCATGCTCTCGGCCCAGACCAAGGACGCGGTGACCCACGCGGCCTCGCTCCGCCTCTTCGCGGTGGCGAACACGCCCGGCGCGCTCGCGAAGCTCCCGGCATCGCGCATCGCGCGGCTGATCTATCCCGTGAGCTTCTACCGCACGAAGGCCAGGCACGTGCGCGAGTGCTGCCGCCAGATCGTCGAGCGGTTCGGCGGCCACGTGCCGGCGACCATGGACGGCCTGCTGACGCTGCCGGGCGTCGGACGAAAGACCGCGACGCTGGTCTTGATCGTCGCGCACGAGAGTCCAGACCACATCTGCGTCGACACGCACGTGCACCGCATCGCGAACCGCTTCGGCTGGGTCAAGACGAAGACGCCCGAGAAGACCGAGCGGGCGCTCTACGCGGCCACCGCCCGGCGGTGGTGGGCCGCCATCAACCTCCATCTCGTCACCTGGGGCCAGCAGGTCTGCAAGCCGGTGTACCCGCTCTGCGGGGCTTGTGCGCTGGCCGACGTGTGCCCGCGGCTCGGCGTGACGAGGCAGGGAAAGGCAGAACGACCATGA